The following are encoded together in the Gilvimarinus sp. DA14 genome:
- a CDS encoding TonB-dependent receptor produces MNKKNLSLAVAGVMGGLLGAPVDAQQNANVSASGLEEIMVTARRKEENLQQVPDTVVAFSSATIERANIEAARDITVRIPNVAITESLSPSSTFLIVRGVSSVRNSEPAVAVVVDGVQIGSSSEVSQSLYDVQQIELLKGPQGALYGRNALGGALIITSKKPSQDFAGNFTVGGGSGDLFEVRGALSGAITDDVLFRFSGNHRSFGGTIENQYLNRVYERNGRAVAGSSPGNSYMDFEENRDFRAQIMWEPSDQTRFDLRYSHSGLESGAMWYRNLYRLETDPNEVYEFPINSNGNPTAVRSIDTLTLKFEHDFDFATFTSITNSTDTNERYGVAGETRGHDRTGNVLFFTEPFVDEFIAGLDSEVDRDFFSAQLGDWAAGNFVGSDQYYDVQTVSQEFRLTGSADKLSYVLGAYGLLTDRADTLRSTWETPSGSPFDCEPAYPGGPAVTDFTCNGFIDATQNEQDNRAWAVFFSTDYDLSDTLTLTLAGRYDEDKREVTRIDGPTVDTEGMGVGNKCDADTDPENCARAGSTIGKTYSAFQPKVSLAYTPNEALTLYTTAARGFRSGGFNASGALLADSYDQETLDSFEVGFKSSLFGNLLRLNGAAFYQRYENAQQFEFDGNIFVQSLYNIPESEINGIELSMDWVATDHLMVSAGLGIMESEIKEFDTDIRDRMRSELLARTANTVKLPEGTAEAFERNFEGEHMPNFPHQSANIALNYDLPVGDSDSFIAHLDYSYTADRYWWIDNEDVQDNLGLVAASLSYVFKDNLELELWCKNCLDEEYDSEYAPTEKELFGGAAKDVAYRARGITYGLQAKYNF; encoded by the coding sequence ATGAATAAAAAAAATTTATCCTTGGCGGTTGCCGGTGTTATGGGTGGTTTGCTGGGCGCCCCTGTGGATGCGCAGCAAAATGCTAATGTTTCGGCCAGTGGTCTAGAAGAGATTATGGTCACAGCCCGGCGCAAAGAAGAAAATTTGCAACAGGTTCCGGATACGGTTGTCGCGTTTTCCAGTGCGACTATTGAACGTGCCAATATTGAGGCCGCTCGGGATATTACCGTGCGTATTCCCAATGTTGCGATTACAGAATCTCTGAGTCCGTCTTCTACCTTTTTAATCGTTCGCGGTGTGTCCTCGGTAAGAAACTCCGAGCCAGCGGTTGCCGTTGTGGTGGACGGTGTGCAGATTGGAAGCTCTTCGGAGGTTTCGCAGTCGCTGTACGATGTGCAGCAGATTGAACTTCTAAAAGGACCGCAAGGCGCACTGTACGGGCGCAACGCCCTGGGTGGTGCGCTGATTATCACGTCCAAAAAACCAAGCCAGGACTTTGCCGGAAACTTTACGGTAGGCGGCGGCAGTGGTGATTTGTTTGAGGTTCGTGGCGCGCTTTCTGGCGCAATCACCGACGATGTGTTGTTTCGTTTTTCGGGCAATCACCGCTCTTTTGGCGGAACAATTGAAAATCAGTATTTAAATCGTGTTTACGAACGCAATGGCCGCGCGGTTGCGGGCTCTTCTCCCGGCAATAGTTACATGGATTTTGAAGAGAACCGTGATTTTCGTGCTCAGATTATGTGGGAGCCCAGCGATCAAACACGATTCGACTTGCGGTATTCCCACAGTGGCTTGGAGTCGGGTGCCATGTGGTATAGAAACTTATATCGCCTGGAGACCGATCCGAATGAAGTTTATGAGTTTCCCATAAACTCTAACGGCAATCCCACCGCCGTTCGCTCCATTGACACACTGACGCTAAAGTTTGAGCACGATTTTGACTTTGCCACTTTTACCTCCATCACCAACAGTACCGATACCAACGAACGCTACGGTGTGGCGGGTGAAACCCGTGGCCATGATCGTACCGGCAATGTTTTATTCTTTACTGAGCCGTTTGTCGATGAGTTTATTGCCGGTCTTGATTCTGAGGTAGACCGTGACTTTTTCAGCGCTCAATTGGGAGACTGGGCGGCCGGAAACTTTGTGGGCTCTGACCAGTACTACGATGTGCAGACCGTTTCGCAAGAGTTTCGCCTAACCGGCTCGGCCGACAAGCTCAGCTATGTGTTGGGAGCTTATGGGTTATTGACCGATCGGGCCGATACCTTGCGCTCGACCTGGGAAACCCCGAGCGGATCGCCTTTTGATTGTGAACCCGCGTATCCCGGTGGGCCCGCGGTGACGGACTTTACCTGTAACGGTTTTATCGATGCAACGCAAAATGAGCAGGACAACCGTGCCTGGGCCGTGTTCTTCAGTACCGACTACGACCTAAGCGACACATTAACGCTGACACTGGCGGGCCGCTACGATGAAGACAAACGCGAGGTGACGCGTATTGATGGGCCTACGGTCGACACCGAGGGTATGGGAGTAGGTAACAAGTGTGACGCCGATACGGACCCCGAGAATTGCGCGCGCGCGGGCTCAACCATTGGTAAAACCTATAGCGCCTTTCAGCCCAAGGTGTCGTTAGCGTATACGCCCAATGAGGCGCTTACGTTGTATACCACTGCCGCACGCGGATTTCGCAGCGGCGGTTTTAATGCCTCGGGCGCGCTGCTGGCAGACTCTTACGATCAGGAAACACTGGACAGCTTTGAGGTAGGTTTTAAAAGCAGTTTATTTGGTAATCTGTTACGGCTCAATGGTGCGGCGTTTTATCAGCGCTACGAAAATGCCCAGCAGTTTGAGTTTGATGGCAATATTTTTGTACAGAGCCTTTATAACATTCCCGAAAGTGAAATTAACGGCATTGAGTTGAGTATGGATTGGGTGGCCACCGATCATCTAATGGTGTCGGCGGGGCTTGGCATTATGGAGTCGGAAATTAAAGAGTTTGATACCGACATTCGCGACCGTATGCGTTCTGAATTGCTGGCGCGTACGGCGAACACAGTCAAACTGCCCGAGGGGACGGCCGAGGCGTTCGAGCGCAATTTTGAAGGCGAGCACATGCCAAACTTCCCACATCAGTCTGCCAATATCGCGTTAAATTATGACCTGCCTGTGGGCGACAGTGACAGTTTTATTGCGCATCTCGATTACAGCTACACTGCTGATCGGTACTGGTGGATTGATAACGAGGATGTGCAGGACAACCTCGGCCTGGTGGCGGCGAGTTTGTCTTATGTCTTTAAGGATAATTTAGAACTGGAGCTGTGGTGTAAGAATTGTTTGGATGAGGAATATGACTCGGAGTACGCGCCGACCGAAAAAGAATTGTTTGGTGGCGCCGCGAAAGATGTTGCCTATCGCGCGCGGGGAATTACTTATGGCTTACAGGCCAAATATAACTTTTGA
- a CDS encoding carbohydrate-binding protein produces MRYTPLLNQLRPLALGLLVSTPLAAGAVTFQAEDYNAFSDTTAGNTGGVYRNDDVDIEATSDTGGGYNIGWTEAGEWLTYDNLTIPASGQYIVRARVATDTGATISLDLNGGSILLGELALPATGGWQSWQTVETQVALDAGTYSLGVYAATGGWNLNWIEIIPTGVNPSPSEQTFEAEDYNEAYDTTAGNTGGAYRTGDVDIEATSDTGGGYNIGWTETGEWLSYTGLEVPTAGNYDIQVRAASGSGGTLSLDLNGGTTLLGEVNIPNTGGWQNWQTLTLNAYLPAGNHSLGVYATTGGWNLNWIKASPAGGTPPTPNPTVTWSDEFDSIDTNTWNFETGGGGWGNNELQYYTNGNNAYIQFDPQAGSNVLVIEARQEQGGQCWWGGNCGYTSTRMNTRNKHSFQYGRMEARIKLPKAQGIWPAFWMLGDNFNTQGWPQGGELDIMEHVGTNNITSGALHGPGYSGNTPITGHLDHAQPIEQTYNVYAVEWDANGIRWFVNDINFYSISRAQVEQYGQWVYDQPFWFLLNVAVGGNWPGDPDHANYSTQRMYVDYVRVYQ; encoded by the coding sequence ATGCGTTATACCCCCTTGTTAAATCAGCTGCGCCCACTAGCGCTGGGCTTGCTGGTGAGCACTCCCCTCGCCGCTGGCGCCGTCACCTTTCAGGCGGAAGATTACAACGCCTTTTCCGATACCACTGCGGGCAATACCGGCGGTGTTTATCGCAACGACGACGTTGATATTGAAGCCACCAGTGACACCGGCGGTGGCTACAATATTGGCTGGACCGAAGCGGGCGAATGGCTGACTTACGATAATCTCACCATCCCCGCCAGCGGTCAGTATATTGTGCGCGCCCGGGTCGCCACCGATACTGGCGCCACAATTTCGCTGGATTTAAACGGCGGCAGCATCCTCTTGGGCGAACTCGCCCTGCCCGCCACTGGCGGCTGGCAGAGCTGGCAAACCGTCGAAACCCAAGTGGCGCTGGATGCCGGTACCTACTCACTGGGCGTGTACGCTGCAACCGGTGGCTGGAACCTCAACTGGATAGAAATTATACCCACCGGCGTCAACCCCAGCCCCAGTGAGCAAACCTTTGAAGCCGAAGACTACAACGAAGCTTACGACACCACGGCGGGCAACACCGGCGGCGCTTATCGCACAGGCGATGTCGATATTGAAGCGACCAGCGATACCGGCGGCGGTTACAACATTGGCTGGACGGAAACTGGCGAGTGGCTGAGCTACACCGGCCTTGAAGTTCCAACGGCGGGTAATTACGACATCCAGGTACGCGCCGCAAGCGGTTCCGGCGGTACCCTGTCGCTGGACTTAAACGGCGGCACCACCCTACTGGGCGAGGTGAACATCCCCAACACCGGCGGTTGGCAAAACTGGCAGACACTTACCCTGAATGCCTATCTGCCTGCGGGCAACCACAGCTTAGGCGTATACGCCACCACTGGCGGCTGGAATCTCAATTGGATAAAGGCGTCTCCCGCGGGCGGAACACCTCCTACACCCAACCCTACTGTCACCTGGAGCGACGAGTTTGACAGCATTGACACCAACACCTGGAACTTTGAAACCGGTGGCGGTGGCTGGGGCAACAACGAGCTGCAGTATTACACCAATGGCAATAACGCCTATATCCAGTTCGACCCCCAGGCGGGCAGCAATGTACTAGTGATTGAAGCTCGCCAGGAACAAGGCGGCCAATGCTGGTGGGGCGGCAATTGCGGGTATACCTCTACACGCATGAACACCCGCAACAAGCACTCGTTCCAGTACGGCCGTATGGAAGCGCGAATTAAGTTGCCAAAGGCTCAGGGAATCTGGCCGGCGTTCTGGATGCTGGGAGATAACTTTAATACGCAGGGCTGGCCTCAAGGCGGCGAGCTGGACATTATGGAGCACGTGGGCACCAACAATATTACCTCCGGCGCTCTGCACGGACCCGGCTATTCCGGCAACACCCCTATTACCGGCCACTTAGACCATGCGCAACCAATCGAACAGACCTACAACGTCTACGCCGTCGAGTGGGATGCCAACGGCATTCGCTGGTTCGTTAACGACATCAACTTTTACAGTATCAGCCGCGCTCAAGTTGAACAGTATGGCCAATGGGTTTACGACCAGCCCTTCTGGTTCTTGCTCAACGTCGCCGTGGGCGGTAACTGGCCCGGCGATCCGGATCATGCCAACTACAGCACCCAGCGTATGTACGTGGACTATGTACGGGTTTACCAATAA